In Panicum virgatum strain AP13 chromosome 4N, P.virgatum_v5, whole genome shotgun sequence, a single window of DNA contains:
- the LOC120670994 gene encoding uncharacterized protein LOC120670994: MKLGLGPWIGFTRTLGSSGPTHTRDSLSTPPQRGRELCRRRRLARRAACRLPAVTPPLPTRSAGWAAPSVQDPPSPLRGGSVVLVSSDLLRRRRSSPSRIQIMDVPYVQGEAQSDSGRKWKRTPQPTSTPLVEGVELNTNASEVEQIQTSNALQPNGDSEHVGDGENHDSGDGWEDEDYGNGWEDEEMDEENRPGCVEGRIEPGMVSRFLHGEENRQFRSKVWNEFSKIRVAGIVTKGQCNHCSAEITAKRGAGTSAMITHLKRCKVRKSVTNMACQLRSAVMSPEGVSLDNWKFSQEVSRNELSQMISLHGLPLSIVDYEGFRRFVSSLNPVFRMISRRTISVE; the protein is encoded by the exons ATGAAACTTGGCCTGGGCCCATGGATCGGATTcactcgaaccctagggtccAGTGGTCCGACCCACACTCGCGACTCCCTTTCGACGCCGCCTCAGCGAGGTCGTGAGCTGTGCCGGCGAAGGCGCCTCGCACGACGAGCAGCCTGCCGCCTACCAGCCGTAACGCCGCCGCTCCCCACACGCAGCGCCGGGTGGGCCGCTCCCTCAGTTCAGGATCCACCGTCGCCGCTACGAGGGGGCAGCGTGGTGCTCGTCTCGTCTGATCTTCTCCGCCGTCGTCGTTCATCTCCCTCCCGCATCCAG ATAATGGATGTGCCATACGTCCAAGGAGAAGCGCAGTCCGATAGTGGTAGAAAGTGGAAGAGAACTCCACAGCCAACTAGTACTCCACTAGTTGAAGGAGTAGAGCTCAATACCAATGCTTCGGAAGTTGAACAAATTCAGACCAGCAATGCATTACAGCCAAATGGTGACAGTGAGCATGTTGGTGATGGAGAGAATCATGACTCTGGTGATGGTTGGGAAGATGAGGACTATGGAAATGGTTGGGAGGATGAGGAGATGGATGAAGAAAATAGGCCTGGATGTGTTGAGGGTCGAATTGAACCAGGAATGGTTAGTCGCTTCTTACATGGTGAGGAAAATAGGCAATTTAGATCTAAGGTTTGGAATGAGTTCAGCAAAATCCGTGTGGCTGGTATTGTTACTAAAGGACAATGCAATCACTGCAGTGCTGAGATTACCGCTAAGCGAGGTGCAGGAACTAGTGCTATGATCACTCATTTGAAGAGATGCAAGGTTAGGAAAAGTGTGACAAATATGGCCTGTCAGCTTAGGTCAGCTGTCATGTCTCCTGAAGGAGTTTCTTTGGACAATTGGAAGTTCAGTCAAGAAGTATCTAGGAACGAGTTATCCCAGATGATCTCCCTTCATGGGCTACCACTATCCATTGTTGACTATGAAGGCTTTCGAAGGTTTGTCTCCAGCCTCAACCCTGTTTTCAGAATGATCTCAAGGAGGACCATTTCAGTTGAGTAA